Proteins encoded by one window of Sediminicoccus rosea:
- the pal gene encoding peptidoglycan-associated lipoprotein Pal — MAATKSLLAAIAAAGLLVACSSDSDTANTGGAGAGAGQIRPGSQEDLVANVGDRVLFDTDRSSIRADQRPVLERQARWMGQYPQVQVMVEGHADERGTREYNLALGQRRANAARDVLVAGGVAGTRIQTISYGKDRPEALGSNEQAWAQNRRAVTVVR, encoded by the coding sequence ATGGCCGCCACGAAATCCCTTCTCGCCGCCATCGCGGCCGCGGGCCTGCTCGTCGCCTGCTCGTCCGACAGCGACACCGCCAATACCGGTGGCGCGGGCGCCGGCGCTGGGCAGATCCGCCCGGGCAGCCAGGAGGACCTGGTCGCCAATGTCGGCGACCGCGTGCTCTTCGACACCGACCGCAGCAGCATCCGCGCCGACCAGCGTCCCGTGCTCGAGCGCCAGGCGCGCTGGATGGGCCAGTATCCGCAGGTGCAGGTGATGGTCGAAGGCCATGCCGACGAGCGCGGCACGCGCGAATACAACCTCGCCCTTGGCCAGCGTCGCGCCAATGCGGCGCGCGATGTGCTGGTGGCGGGCGGCGTCGCCGGCACGCGCATCCAGACCATCAGCTACGGCAAGGATCGCCCCGAGGCGCTCGGCTCGAACGAGCAGGCCTGGGCGCAGAACCGCCGCGCCGTCACCGTCGTCCGCTGA
- a CDS encoding RsmB/NOP family class I SAM-dependent RNA methyltransferase: MSISHVVSPGRRVADALLESVLEQHRALEEALDAVPGSIEPRDKAAGHRIAAAVLRRLGSLDAVMEPFLRRSPPAPALRALRIGAAELLLLGTPPHAAVSAAVSLVPRPLAGLVNAVLRRVAEHGARALEELDAERLDTPTWLWTSWHAAHGAAVRAIAASHRQEALLDLSLKPGAAPPEGATLLPTGTARMPAGTRITELPGFAAGELWAQDAAAALPARLLAVKPGELVADLCAAPGGKTAQLAAAGARVIAVEREASRMPRLRENMARLKLTPDLVNSDVIGWKPEALFDAILLDAPCTATGTIRRHPDVPHLKRAKDVAVLAAQQRNLLVAASRLLKPGGRLVFATCSLQAEEGEAHLAHIPEGLRLDPIRDEELPGIGATGAGHLRTRPDLWSAEGGMDGFFAMRLVRA, from the coding sequence ATGAGCATCTCACATGTCGTGTCCCCTGGCCGCCGCGTTGCCGACGCCCTGCTGGAATCCGTGCTGGAACAGCACCGCGCGCTGGAGGAAGCGCTGGACGCCGTCCCCGGCTCCATCGAGCCGCGCGACAAGGCGGCGGGCCATCGCATCGCCGCCGCCGTGCTGCGCCGCCTGGGGAGCCTGGATGCGGTGATGGAACCCTTCCTCCGCCGCTCGCCCCCCGCCCCGGCGCTGCGGGCGCTGCGCATCGGTGCGGCGGAGCTGCTGCTGCTGGGCACGCCGCCGCATGCCGCCGTCTCCGCCGCCGTCTCGCTGGTGCCGCGCCCCCTGGCGGGGCTGGTGAACGCCGTGCTGCGCCGCGTCGCCGAGCATGGGGCGCGCGCGCTGGAGGAGCTGGACGCCGAGCGGCTGGACACGCCCACCTGGCTCTGGACCTCCTGGCACGCCGCCCACGGCGCCGCGGTGCGCGCCATCGCCGCGTCCCACCGGCAGGAGGCGCTGCTCGACCTCTCGCTCAAGCCCGGCGCCGCGCCGCCCGAGGGCGCGACCCTGCTGCCGACCGGCACGGCGCGGATGCCGGCCGGCACGCGCATCACCGAATTGCCCGGCTTCGCGGCGGGCGAGCTCTGGGCACAGGACGCCGCCGCCGCCCTGCCCGCGCGGCTGCTGGCGGTGAAGCCGGGCGAACTGGTGGCCGATCTCTGTGCCGCACCGGGCGGCAAGACGGCACAGCTGGCCGCGGCGGGCGCGCGCGTCATCGCCGTCGAGCGCGAGGCGTCGCGCATGCCGCGCCTGCGCGAGAACATGGCGCGCCTCAAGCTCACGCCAGACCTGGTCAACAGCGACGTGATCGGTTGGAAGCCCGAGGCGCTGTTCGACGCCATCCTGCTCGACGCGCCCTGCACGGCCACCGGCACCATCCGGCGCCACCCGGACGTGCCGCATCTCAAGCGCGCCAAGGATGTGGCGGTACTGGCCGCGCAGCAGCGCAACCTGCTGGTCGCGGCCTCGCGCCTGCTCAAACCGGGCGGGCGGCTGGTCTTCGCCACCTGCTCGCTCCAGGCCGAGGAGGGCGAGGCGCATCTGGCGCATATCCCCGAGGGGCTGCGGCTCGATCCCATCCGCGACGAGGAACTGCCCGGCATCGGCGCCACGGGTGCCGGGCACCTGCGCACGCGGCCCGATCTCTGGAGCGCCGAGGGCGGGATGGACGGGTTCTTCGCGATGCGCCTGGTGCGCGCCTAG
- the ftsH gene encoding ATP-dependent zinc metalloprotease FtsH — MSNFGRNLALWVIVALLLVALFNLFQPSGPSSRAQMQVAYSDFLNEVNAGHVRDVVIQGRTVSGQLTDGRSFTTFTPEDPAMISKLTEKGVRVVARPEESEVNPLFQILISWFPMLLLIGVWIFFMRQMQGGGGRAMGFGKSKAKLLTEKHGRVTFEDVAGIDEAKAELEEIVDFLRDPAKFQKLGGKIPKGVLLVGPPGTGKTLLARSIAGEANVPFFTISGSDFVEMFVGVGASRVRDMFEQGKKNAPCLIFIDEIDAVGRHRGAGLGGGNDEREQTLNQMLVEMDGFESNEGVIIIAATNRPDVLDPALLRPGRFDRQVVVPNPDVNGREKILRVHMRKVPLASDVDPKTIARGTPGFSGADLANLVNEAALLAARTSRRTVGMAEFEAAKDKVMMGAERRSLVMSEDEKRMTAYHEAGHALVAMHEPECDPVHKATIIPRGRALGLVMSLPAGDRYSKHKSKMKAELAMAMGGRVAEEIVFGADKVSNGASGDIKMATNMARMMVTEWGMSDKIGMVAYGENSQEVFLGHSVTQSKNLSEETARIIDSEIRGIIDRAYARATQILTDNRDELERLAKGLLEYETLSGDEIRTVLRGEPVVRNRPDEPTSAGRGSVPSAGRNPRPDTGGGLNPQPAG, encoded by the coding sequence GTGAGCAATTTTGGCCGCAACCTGGCCTTGTGGGTGATCGTCGCGCTGCTGCTGGTGGCGCTGTTCAACCTGTTCCAGCCCTCGGGCCCGAGCAGCCGCGCCCAGATGCAGGTGGCCTACAGCGATTTCCTGAACGAGGTGAACGCAGGCCATGTGCGGGACGTGGTGATCCAGGGCCGCACCGTCTCCGGCCAGCTGACCGATGGGCGCAGCTTCACCACCTTCACGCCTGAAGACCCCGCCATGATCTCCAAGCTGACGGAGAAGGGCGTGCGCGTGGTGGCGCGTCCGGAAGAGAGCGAGGTCAACCCGCTCTTCCAGATCCTCATCAGCTGGTTCCCGATGCTGCTGCTGATCGGCGTCTGGATCTTCTTTATGCGCCAGATGCAGGGCGGCGGCGGGCGCGCCATGGGCTTCGGCAAGTCCAAGGCGAAGCTGCTGACCGAGAAGCATGGCCGCGTCACCTTCGAGGACGTGGCCGGCATCGACGAAGCCAAGGCCGAGCTGGAAGAGATCGTGGACTTCCTGCGCGATCCCGCGAAGTTCCAGAAGCTCGGCGGCAAGATCCCCAAGGGCGTGCTGCTGGTCGGCCCGCCCGGCACCGGCAAGACGCTGCTGGCCCGCTCCATCGCGGGCGAGGCGAACGTGCCCTTCTTCACCATCTCCGGCTCCGACTTCGTCGAGATGTTCGTGGGCGTGGGCGCGTCCCGCGTGCGCGACATGTTCGAGCAGGGCAAGAAGAACGCGCCCTGCCTCATCTTCATTGACGAAATCGACGCGGTGGGCCGCCATCGCGGCGCCGGCCTCGGCGGCGGCAATGACGAGCGCGAGCAGACGCTGAACCAGATGCTCGTCGAGATGGACGGCTTCGAGTCCAACGAGGGCGTCATCATCATCGCGGCCACCAACCGGCCCGACGTGCTGGACCCCGCGCTGCTGCGCCCCGGCCGCTTCGACCGCCAGGTGGTGGTGCCGAACCCCGACGTGAACGGGCGCGAGAAGATCCTGCGCGTGCACATGCGCAAGGTTCCCCTCGCCTCCGACGTGGACCCCAAGACGATCGCACGCGGCACGCCCGGCTTCTCGGGCGCCGACCTGGCCAACCTGGTCAATGAAGCCGCGCTGCTGGCCGCCCGCACCAGCCGCCGCACCGTCGGCATGGCCGAGTTCGAGGCCGCCAAGGACAAGGTGATGATGGGTGCGGAGCGCCGCAGCCTCGTCATGAGCGAGGATGAGAAGCGCATGACCGCCTATCACGAGGCGGGCCACGCGCTGGTGGCGATGCACGAGCCGGAATGCGACCCCGTCCACAAGGCCACCATCATCCCGCGCGGCCGCGCGCTGGGCCTGGTGATGAGCCTGCCGGCCGGTGACCGCTACTCCAAGCACAAGTCCAAGATGAAGGCCGAGCTCGCCATGGCGATGGGCGGCCGCGTCGCGGAGGAGATCGTCTTCGGCGCGGACAAGGTCAGCAACGGCGCCTCGGGCGACATCAAGATGGCCACCAACATGGCCCGCATGATGGTCACCGAATGGGGCATGTCGGACAAGATCGGCATGGTCGCCTATGGCGAGAACAGCCAGGAGGTCTTTCTCGGCCATTCCGTCACGCAGTCGAAGAATCTCTCCGAGGAGACGGCGCGGATCATCGACAGCGAGATCCGCGGCATTATCGACCGCGCCTATGCCCGCGCCACGCAGATCCTGACCGACAACCGGGATGAGCTGGAGCGCCTCGCCAAGGGCCTGCTGGAATACGAGACGCTCTCGGGCGACGAGATCCGCACCGTCCTGCGCGGCGAGCCGGTGGTGCGCAACCGCCCCGACGAGCCGACCTCGGCCGGGCGTGGCAGCGTGCCGAGCGCGGGCCGCAACCCGCGCCCCGACACCGGCGGCGGGCTGAATCCGCAACCGGCGGGGTGA
- the tilS gene encoding tRNA lysidine(34) synthetase TilS, which yields MAPLGPFTALAAVGCSGGADSLALTRLADRWARARGGAILALIVEHGLRPESVAEAKATAVALTARGIAARILPLALPAGPRLQERARAARRAALLGACQEAGTPHLFLAHHAEDQAETILFRALRGSGARGLAGMAPVTMAPEALILRPLLGQPKARLAACLEGWGVLPVEDPSNRNPRFARARLRDAGAGALEAGAFAHRRARHAAEEAARLAAAMRLLPEGCAELDPVALGQDRVARRLMAALIRAIGGRAHAPPEAAVAALLARGAGTLGGARWLKGGRWLVREAATGGWDAATGLWDGRFRAAPPPAGHRWGALGADAARFRSRFRHLPSAALAALPALRREGDGMLALVPHLAYHASGSEVSEPLHFAPLAGPVTECHPPG from the coding sequence ATGGCGCCGCTCGGGCCCTTCACGGCGCTGGCGGCTGTGGGCTGTTCGGGTGGGGCGGATAGCCTTGCCCTCACGCGGCTGGCCGATCGCTGGGCGCGGGCGCGCGGTGGCGCCATCCTCGCCCTGATCGTCGAGCACGGTCTCCGGCCGGAATCCGTGGCCGAAGCCAAGGCCACCGCCGTGGCCCTCACGGCCCGGGGCATCGCGGCCCGCATCCTGCCGCTCGCGCTGCCCGCCGGCCCGCGACTGCAGGAGCGCGCGCGCGCGGCACGGCGCGCCGCCCTGCTCGGCGCTTGCCAGGAGGCCGGCACGCCGCACCTCTTCCTCGCCCACCATGCGGAGGACCAGGCCGAGACCATCCTCTTCCGGGCCCTGCGCGGCAGCGGCGCGCGCGGACTGGCCGGCATGGCGCCCGTTACCATGGCGCCGGAGGCGCTGATCCTCCGCCCGCTGCTCGGCCAGCCCAAGGCGCGGCTCGCGGCCTGCCTGGAGGGGTGGGGCGTCCTTCCGGTCGAGGACCCTTCCAACCGCAACCCGCGCTTCGCCCGTGCCCGGCTGCGCGATGCCGGGGCGGGCGCGCTGGAGGCCGGCGCCTTCGCCCATCGCCGCGCCCGCCATGCCGCGGAGGAAGCGGCGCGGCTGGCCGCCGCCATGCGTCTCCTGCCCGAAGGCTGCGCGGAGCTGGACCCGGTGGCGCTCGGCCAGGACCGCGTGGCCCGGCGCCTCATGGCGGCGTTGATCCGCGCCATTGGCGGCCGCGCCCATGCGCCGCCCGAGGCGGCGGTGGCCGCCCTTCTCGCGCGCGGCGCGGGCACGCTCGGCGGCGCCCGGTGGCTCAAGGGGGGCCGCTGGCTGGTGCGCGAGGCCGCGACGGGCGGGTGGGATGCAGCGACCGGGCTCTGGGATGGCCGCTTCCGCGCCGCGCCCCCGCCCGCGGGCCATCGCTGGGGGGCGCTTGGGGCCGATGCGGCCCGGTTCCGTTCCCGTTTCCGCCATCTGCCCTCCGCCGCCCTGGCCGCCTTGCCCGCCCTGCGGCGCGAGGGCGATGGAATGCTGGCCCTGGTGCCGCATCTGGCCTACCATGCGTCCGGATCAGAAGTTTCCGAGCCACTGCACTTCGCGCCGCTGGCCGGGCCCGTCACGGAATGTCATCCTCCCGGGTGA
- a CDS encoding ArnT family glycosyltransferase codes for MSTLALRTDRWISGVSARAQAWPRLALVLLCLALFLPGFFVTPATDRDESRFSQATRQMVETGDYIHIRVGDEERNKKPVGIHWAQAASVHLLEATGLGTRRDIWAYRIPSLLGAILAVLATFQFGRVLVGRRAALLAGAMLAGCMVVMVEAHIAKTDAALLATITAAMGLFGAAYLQPGQFTARHAAAFWVILGIGVLLKGPIAPMVPLLAGITLVVSDRGAPWFRALRLHWGLPLMLLMVLPWMVAIGLATEGRFFTQAIGDDMLGKVGSGDEKHWGPPGFYLLSFLIAAFPAGFLVVLAATTAWAQRRQPVTRFLLAWIVPTWLVFEAVATKLPHYTMPTYPALMLLGAVWAMDPLRREPPRWLIRAMKGAVAGVAFGIGIVALAVPWFVTRHEPLGALLALPFAALLTWLVWREMSRAAWARAAVLGVVAAIPLYASIMQLTFPRIEALWIAPRLEAVLAREAPGLDPAQFGITSHAEPSTLFHIGGALRLLRRGEDAARFLAERPGRVVAVGNRALDDFNREAAAQGITPRLIGEVAGFNYTRGRPITLSLFKVTTP; via the coding sequence ATGTCGACCCTCGCCCTCCGCACGGACCGCTGGATCAGCGGCGTCAGCGCCCGCGCCCAGGCCTGGCCGCGCCTCGCGCTGGTGCTGCTCTGCCTCGCCCTCTTCCTGCCCGGCTTCTTCGTGACCCCGGCGACGGATCGCGACGAGAGCCGCTTCTCCCAGGCGACGCGCCAGATGGTGGAGACGGGCGACTACATCCACATCCGCGTGGGCGACGAGGAACGCAACAAGAAGCCGGTCGGCATCCATTGGGCGCAGGCCGCGAGCGTGCATCTGCTCGAAGCCACGGGGCTGGGCACGCGGCGGGACATCTGGGCCTATCGCATCCCTTCGCTGCTCGGCGCCATCCTCGCCGTGCTCGCCACCTTCCAGTTCGGACGCGTCCTGGTGGGCCGCCGCGCCGCGCTGCTGGCGGGTGCGATGCTGGCCGGCTGCATGGTGGTGATGGTGGAGGCGCATATCGCCAAGACCGATGCGGCGCTGCTTGCGACGATCACCGCCGCCATGGGCCTCTTCGGCGCGGCCTATCTGCAGCCCGGGCAATTCACCGCGCGCCACGCTGCGGCCTTCTGGGTGATCCTCGGCATCGGCGTTCTGCTCAAGGGGCCGATCGCGCCCATGGTGCCGCTGCTGGCGGGCATCACGCTCGTGGTCTCCGACCGTGGCGCGCCCTGGTTCCGCGCGCTGCGCCTGCATTGGGGCCTGCCGCTGATGCTGCTGATGGTGCTGCCCTGGATGGTGGCGATCGGCCTCGCGACCGAGGGGCGCTTCTTCACCCAGGCCATCGGCGACGACATGCTGGGCAAGGTGGGGTCGGGCGATGAGAAGCATTGGGGGCCGCCCGGCTTCTACCTGCTGAGCTTCCTGATCGCGGCCTTCCCGGCCGGCTTCCTGGTCGTGCTCGCCGCCACCACCGCCTGGGCGCAGCGGCGCCAGCCCGTCACGCGCTTCCTGCTCGCCTGGATCGTGCCGACCTGGCTCGTCTTCGAGGCGGTGGCGACCAAGCTGCCGCACTACACCATGCCGACCTACCCGGCGCTGATGCTGCTGGGCGCGGTGTGGGCCATGGACCCGCTGCGGCGCGAGCCGCCGCGCTGGCTCATCCGCGCCATGAAGGGCGCGGTGGCGGGTGTGGCCTTCGGCATCGGCATCGTGGCGCTGGCCGTGCCCTGGTTCGTCACGCGGCATGAGCCGCTGGGCGCGCTGCTCGCGCTGCCCTTTGCCGCGCTGCTCACCTGGCTCGTCTGGCGCGAGATGAGCCGCGCGGCCTGGGCGCGGGCCGCGGTGCTCGGCGTGGTCGCGGCCATTCCGCTCTATGCGAGCATCATGCAGCTCACCTTCCCGCGCATCGAGGCGCTGTGGATCGCGCCGCGCCTGGAAGCGGTGCTGGCGCGCGAGGCGCCGGGCCTCGACCCCGCGCAATTCGGCATCACCAGCCATGCCGAGCCGTCCACGCTCTTCCACATCGGCGGCGCGCTGCGCCTCCTGCGGCGTGGCGAGGATGCGGCGCGCTTCCTGGCCGAGCGGCCGGGCCGCGTCGTCGCCGTCGGCAACCGCGCGCTGGATGACTTCAACCGCGAGGCGGCTGCGCAGGGCATCACGCCCCGCCTGATCGGCGAAGTCGCGGGCTTCAACTACACGCGCGGGCGGCCCATCACGCTCAGCCTCTTCAAGGTCACGACCCCATGA
- the tolB gene encoding Tol-Pal system beta propeller repeat protein TolB, with product MSTINRRSFLAAGLVAPGIFATPWPASGQSGQPTIVDITRARTEPIPIAIPNMAGTGSDGARLGAQIAQVITNNLRNSGLFRPVERAAFIQSPEAAAATPRFQDWRVIGAVGLVTGRVDASGDRLRVEFRLWDILPEQQALGTAYNASASNWRQIAHIISDDIYKRMLGENGYFNTRIAYIAETGPRDRRTRRLAIMDQDGENNRFLTDGQFQALTPRFHPNATQIAFMSYQRNEPRVYLFSLESGRQEVLGNFGGMTLSPRFSPDGRSVVLSAIRGGDANIFVVDLASRRERQLTNSPGLDVSPCFSPDGTQIVFNSDRGGDQQLYVMDANGGGARRISFGNGRYATPVWSPRGDLIAFTRIARGQFAIGVMRPDGSGERILSEGWAMEGPTFAPNGRVIMFYRESASRDQRGAGYSARLSSIDIAGFNERQIVTPTDATDPSWSPLIS from the coding sequence ATGAGCACGATCAACCGCCGTTCGTTTCTCGCCGCGGGGCTGGTGGCCCCGGGCATCTTCGCGACGCCCTGGCCAGCCAGCGGGCAATCGGGCCAGCCCACCATCGTGGACATCACCCGCGCCCGCACCGAGCCCATTCCCATCGCCATCCCCAACATGGCGGGCACCGGCAGCGACGGCGCGCGGCTGGGCGCGCAGATCGCGCAGGTCATCACCAACAATCTTCGCAATTCCGGCCTGTTCCGCCCGGTGGAGCGCGCGGCCTTCATCCAGTCGCCCGAGGCGGCGGCGGCCACGCCGCGCTTCCAGGACTGGCGCGTGATCGGCGCCGTCGGCCTCGTCACCGGCCGCGTGGACGCGAGCGGCGACCGGCTGCGCGTCGAGTTCCGCCTCTGGGACATCCTGCCCGAGCAGCAGGCGCTCGGCACCGCCTACAATGCCAGCGCCAGCAACTGGCGGCAGATCGCGCACATCATCTCGGACGACATCTACAAGCGGATGCTGGGCGAGAACGGCTACTTCAATACCCGCATCGCCTACATCGCGGAGACGGGGCCGCGCGACCGCCGCACCCGGCGCCTCGCGATCATGGACCAGGATGGCGAGAACAACCGCTTCCTGACGGACGGCCAGTTCCAGGCGCTGACGCCGCGCTTCCACCCGAACGCGACGCAGATCGCCTTCATGTCCTACCAGCGCAATGAGCCGCGCGTGTATCTCTTCAGCCTGGAGAGCGGCCGGCAGGAGGTGCTGGGCAATTTCGGCGGCATGACGCTGAGTCCGCGCTTCTCGCCCGATGGGCGCAGCGTGGTGCTCTCCGCCATCCGGGGTGGCGACGCCAACATCTTCGTGGTGGACCTCGCCTCGCGGCGCGAGCGGCAGCTGACCAATTCGCCCGGCCTCGATGTCTCGCCCTGCTTCTCGCCGGATGGCACGCAGATCGTGTTCAACTCGGATCGCGGCGGCGACCAGCAGCTCTACGTGATGGATGCCAATGGCGGCGGCGCGCGGCGCATCTCCTTCGGCAATGGCCGCTACGCGACGCCGGTCTGGTCGCCGCGCGGGGACCTCATCGCCTTCACGCGCATCGCGAGGGGGCAGTTCGCGATCGGCGTGATGCGCCCCGACGGCTCGGGCGAGCGCATCCTCTCCGAGGGCTGGGCGATGGAAGGGCCGACCTTCGCGCCCAATGGCCGCGTCATCATGTTCTACCGCGAGAGCGCGTCGCGCGATCAGCGCGGCGCCGGCTATTCCGCGCGGCTTTCCTCGATCGACATCGCGGGCTTCAACGAGCGGCAGATCGTCACGCCGACCGATGCGACGGACCCCAGCTGGTCGCCGCTGATCAGCTGA
- a CDS encoding DedA family protein, giving the protein MIDLVTSWVAAAGYLGVFALMFLENLFPPIPSELIMPFAGFAAARGELSLLLVIVAGVVGTLVGNVVWFELARAFGADRTRRLCEKYGRWIGVLREDLDKAEATLRRWGPLAVFLGRMMPGIRTVISIPAGLIEMPRVVFYSWTALGSTIWVGALALLGYILEEGYQHIEGYVDPIGKVLVVLVAGLFLWQIIRIWTRKPPAA; this is encoded by the coding sequence ATGATCGATCTCGTCACCTCCTGGGTGGCCGCCGCCGGCTATCTCGGCGTCTTCGCGCTGATGTTCCTGGAGAACCTGTTCCCGCCCATCCCCTCCGAGCTCATCATGCCCTTCGCCGGCTTCGCCGCGGCGCGGGGCGAGCTTTCGCTGCTGCTGGTCATCGTGGCGGGCGTGGTGGGCACGCTGGTCGGCAATGTCGTGTGGTTCGAGCTGGCGCGCGCCTTCGGCGCCGACCGCACGCGCCGCCTCTGCGAGAAATACGGCCGCTGGATCGGCGTGCTGCGCGAGGACCTGGACAAGGCCGAGGCGACCTTGCGTCGCTGGGGCCCGCTCGCCGTGTTCCTGGGCCGCATGATGCCGGGCATCCGCACCGTGATTTCCATCCCGGCCGGGCTGATCGAGATGCCGCGCGTCGTCTTCTATTCCTGGACGGCGCTGGGCAGCACCATCTGGGTCGGCGCGCTCGCCCTGCTCGGCTACATCCTGGAGGAGGGCTACCAGCACATCGAGGGCTATGTGGACCCGATCGGCAAGGTGCTGGTGGTGCTCGTGGCGGGCCTCTTCCTCTGGCAGATCATCCGTATCTGGACGCGCAAGCCGCCCGCGGCCTGA
- a CDS encoding TspO/MBR family protein yields the protein MTDWLPLLGFFAACFATAASGAIFTPGAWYEGLKKPWWRPPNWLFGPAWGVLFCMIAVAGWLVWRQAGFGLAMGLYALQLVLNFLWSAFFFGMKRPDYALYDLIALWFAILACIIVFAPISPWGMALMIPYIAWVTFAGWLNYVMLQLNGPRPA from the coding sequence ATGACCGATTGGCTGCCCCTGCTGGGGTTCTTCGCGGCCTGCTTCGCCACCGCCGCCTCGGGCGCGATCTTCACGCCGGGCGCCTGGTATGAGGGGCTGAAGAAGCCCTGGTGGCGGCCGCCCAACTGGCTCTTCGGGCCGGCCTGGGGCGTGCTCTTCTGCATGATCGCGGTGGCGGGCTGGCTGGTCTGGCGGCAGGCGGGCTTCGGCCTCGCCATGGGGCTCTATGCGCTGCAGCTCGTGCTGAACTTCCTCTGGTCGGCCTTCTTCTTCGGCATGAAGCGGCCCGACTACGCGCTCTATGACCTGATCGCGCTGTGGTTCGCCATCCTGGCCTGCATCATCGTCTTCGCGCCGATCAGCCCCTGGGGCATGGCGCTGATGATCCCCTACATCGCCTGGGTCACCTTCGCGGGCTGGCTGAACTACGTAATGTTGCAGCTGAACGGCCCGCGCCCGGCCTGA
- the folP gene encoding dihydropteroate synthase — protein sequence MSAEWLEPLALMQGPAAFSAMRDGLALPLQGGPFAFALVREPAGTILPPPEDHPALERLTRPLQPFAGIERHRARPLVMGIVNCTPDSFSGDGVGAAHDAAIAQGHAMLEAGADILDIGGESTRPDAPPVTPEEEQARILPVIRALAKAAPVSVDTRHARTMAAALEAGAEIVNDVSALRHDPEAVRVVAQARCPVILMHMRTLDPRTMQKEVHYEDAALEVARFLEGRVATLEALGIPRGRICVDPGLGFGKRVEDNLALVARLPLLANLGCTILVGASRKSFIGRITGVAEAGQRQAGSLAMALAAAAQGAHILRVHDVAETVQALRCAEALAAGFNEG from the coding sequence ATGTCCGCCGAATGGCTGGAGCCGCTGGCCCTGATGCAGGGGCCGGCGGCTTTTTCCGCAATGCGCGATGGGCTCGCCCTGCCACTGCAGGGCGGGCCCTTTGCCTTCGCGCTGGTCCGGGAGCCGGCCGGCACCATCCTGCCCCCGCCCGAGGACCATCCGGCGCTGGAGCGCCTGACCCGCCCCCTGCAACCCTTCGCCGGCATCGAGCGCCACCGCGCCCGGCCGCTGGTCATGGGCATCGTGAACTGCACGCCGGACAGTTTCTCGGGCGATGGGGTGGGGGCCGCGCATGACGCCGCCATCGCCCAGGGCCACGCCATGCTGGAGGCCGGCGCCGACATCCTCGATATCGGCGGCGAGAGCACGCGGCCCGACGCGCCGCCCGTCACGCCGGAGGAGGAGCAGGCGCGCATCCTCCCCGTCATCCGCGCCCTGGCCAAGGCCGCCCCCGTCAGCGTGGACACACGCCATGCGCGGACCATGGCCGCGGCCCTCGAGGCCGGCGCCGAGATCGTGAACGACGTCAGCGCGCTGCGGCATGACCCGGAGGCGGTGCGCGTCGTCGCCCAGGCGCGCTGCCCCGTGATCCTCATGCACATGCGCACGCTCGATCCGCGCACCATGCAGAAGGAGGTGCATTACGAGGATGCGGCGCTGGAGGTGGCGCGCTTCCTGGAAGGGCGCGTCGCGACGCTGGAGGCGCTCGGCATCCCGCGCGGGCGGATCTGCGTGGACCCGGGGCTCGGCTTCGGCAAGCGGGTGGAGGACAACCTCGCCCTGGTCGCGCGGCTCCCGCTGCTGGCCAATCTGGGCTGTACGATCCTGGTCGGCGCCTCGCGCAAATCCTTCATCGGCCGCATCACCGGCGTGGCCGAGGCCGGGCAGCGCCAGGCCGGCAGCCTCGCCATGGCCCTGGCGGCGGCGGCGCAGGGCGCCCATATCCTGCGCGTCCATGATGTGGCAGAGACGGTGCAGGCGCTCAGATGCGCCGAGGCGCTGGCCGCCGGTTTCAACGAGGGCTGA
- a CDS encoding peptidoglycan-binding domain-containing protein: MRTCHALAALLFIATPGLAAAQAPAGLIYTQALSGGVTAMVQEKLQQAGVYAGRADGVWGPESQAALERFQQTRNLQVTGQLNQATAATLGIPPAELLSARNAPAAATTAPPALETVSPAVIRNVQQRLRALGFYRGGVDGIWGAGTQASLERFQQGRGLQPTGQVNPITLQALGLDPNAPAARPR; this comes from the coding sequence ATGCGAACCTGCCACGCCCTCGCGGCCCTGCTGTTCATCGCGACACCGGGCCTCGCCGCCGCCCAGGCGCCGGCGGGCCTGATCTACACCCAGGCCCTGTCCGGCGGCGTCACCGCCATGGTGCAGGAGAAGCTGCAGCAGGCCGGCGTCTATGCCGGCCGCGCCGATGGTGTCTGGGGGCCGGAAAGCCAGGCGGCGCTGGAGCGCTTCCAGCAGACGCGCAACCTCCAGGTGACGGGGCAGCTCAACCAGGCGACGGCCGCGACCCTCGGCATCCCTCCGGCCGAACTCCTCTCCGCCCGCAATGCCCCCGCCGCGGCCACCACGGCGCCGCCGGCGCTGGAGACGGTGAGCCCTGCCGTCATCCGCAACGTGCAGCAGCGCCTGCGTGCCCTGGGCTTCTACCGGGGCGGCGTGGATGGGATCTGGGGGGCGGGCACCCAGGCTTCGCTGGAGCGCTTCCAGCAGGGCAGGGGTCTGCAGCCGACAGGCCAGGTCAATCCGATCACCCTGCAGGCGCTCGGGCTTGATCCGAACGCGCCGGCCGCCCGCCCGCGCTAG